The genomic interval AGAAGAGGTTTCAAAGACAAAGAGAATTCACAATGTAATTAGATAAGTTTGACAATCTCTTCAAGGTATTTTGCGTCAATTTGATCAAAAGAGTTTAATTTATCTGAGTCAACATCCAAAACAGCGTAAACCTCGTTTCTTTCATTAAAAAGAGGAATTACAATCTCTGATTTTGACCTTGAATCGCAGGCAATATGCCCGGGAAATTTTTCCACATCAGGGACGATTACGGTTTTCTTTGTATTCACAGCATGCCAGCAAACCCCCCTGTCTTTCTCAAGTACCTGACATGCAACCGAGCCCTGATATGGCCCGACAATTAACTCTCCATCTACAACTCTATAAAAACCACACCAGAAAAAATGTGGCTGCTTTGCCTTTAACACAGCTGCAACAGTTGCCATCTTTGCAATTTTATCCTCTGTTTTTGTTAAAAGGGATTTTAATTGCTCTAAAATTCTTAAATACCTTTGTTCTTTAAGGTTTTTTGCCATATTTAAGCCTTTTTTTGTGGATAAAAAAATGGTGCACCTGGCAGGACTCGAACCTGCGACACCAGGATTAGGAATCCTGTGCTCTATCCTGCTGAGCTACAGGTGCACGCCGCTTTAAAATAATAGATATTTTTGGAAAAAATGTCAACCGAATTTAGCATTTTGATTGACAAATAAACTTTTTCTCTTGAAAATAAATAATGAATTCATAATAAGGAGGAAAAAATGAATTTTAAATCAGTAGATGAAGTTTTAGAATTTGCAATTATTGAAGAAGAAAAAGCCCACGATTTTTATATGGAACTTGCTAAAAAAACAAAAAAAGCATGGATGAAAAAAACCTTTGAACAGTTTGCTCAGGAAGAGATGGAGCATAAAGCGTTGCTTTTAAATGTAAAAGCAGGCGGCGAGTTAAAGCCAGTTGAAGGTAAAATCCTTGATTTAAAGATTCTTGAAACTCTAAAAGAAGACGATATTACCAACTTAGAAGAAATTGATTACGAAGACGCTTTAAAAATAGCAATGCAGAAGGAAAAGGAAGCCTACATGCTCTATATGAACCTTGCAGAGCAGGTTGAAGATTCAAACATTAAAAATCTTTTTATAAGGCTTGCTCAGGAAGAGGCAAATCACAAACTCCGCTTCGAAATGGAATACGACGATTATGTCTTAAGGGACAATTGATATAATTTTAAATGCAATGAATTCAAGCCCCTTTACGGGGCTTTTTTTGTTCAATAAACTCAAAAAATTTATTTTCAATTATTTTCATTCTTTTATTAAACTCTTTTGAATGCTGAGGGTTTCTTCCGTGCATGTAAAGGTGATAGTGGGTCACTTCGTGCAGATAAGTGCCGAGAATTTCATAGTCTTCAAGAAAGCCTCCCTCTCTTGCCTTTGTATAAAGAACAATGCATTCTCCCTTGAAGGCAAAAAACTCGTGGGGCTCAAACTCCCCTGCAATTTGGCAATTCCCATTAATTTTAATCTCTTCGCTAAAGTACAGGTCAATCTCCGGTAAGCCTAAAAAATCCATAAATTCTCTGTGGGTTTTTAACAAAAACTCTTTAAATTTTTCAAGACTAATACCATTACTTTTTCCCATAAGACCTCCTTAAAGGGATTTAAAGACACCTATGGAACTAAAAAGTTTCACCACTAAATTTTTCAGGGATTACACAACTATTCTAAATTAAATCTCGTTTTTCTTCAACCTATTTCTTCTTTAAGTTTTTGCCAAAAGTGTTTTTAGTTATGAAAATTAATGTGATTTAATTGTATTAAAGCCTTATATCCCTTGACTTTGGGGGGGATTTTTGCTAATTTTTAACCACATGGGCACATAGCTCAGTGGGAGAGCACTTCCTTGACGCGGAAGGGGTCGGAGGTTCGATCCCTCCTGTGCCCACCATTTTTTTTATCAGGAGTTGAAACATGGCAAAAATAAAGATTACACTGCCTGACGGGAATGTTTTAGAGGTTGAGAAGGGTTCAACCCCTCTTGATGTTGCTGGCTCTATTTCCGAGGGACTAAAGAGAAGCACTATAGCGGCTAAGTTTAACGGAAAGTTGATTGATGCATATATTCCTTTGAACGAAGACGGTACACTTGAATTGATAACAGAGAAAAGTGGAGAAGTGGCACTTGACATTTTAAGGCATTCAACAGCACACCTTATGGCTCAGGCTGTTAAAAGACTTTTCCCTGAAACACAGGTAACAATTGGCCCCACAATTGAAAACGGCTTTTACTACGACTTTGATAAAAAGGATGGATTTTCCCCTGAAGACCTTGAAAAGATTGAAGCAGAGATGAAAAAGATTGTTAAAGAAAAGATTGATATTAGAAGGGAAGAGGTTTCAAGGGAAGATGCGATTAAGATGTTCAAAGAGATGGGGGAAAACTACAAGGTTGAGTTAATTGAAGAGTTACCTGAGGGTGAAACTATAAGTATTTACAGGCAGGGGGATTTTGTTGATTTGTGCAGAGGGCCTCATGTGCCGAATACCTCTTTCTTAAAGGTTTTCAAACTCCTTTCAGTTGCAGGTGCATACTGGAGAGGGGATGAAAAAAATGCAATGCTTCAGAGGATTTACGGTACAGCATTTTTCAAGAAGAGTGATTTGAAAGATTATCTCAATATGCTTGAAGAGGCAAAGAAGAGAGACCATAGAAAATTGGGAAAAGAATTAGAACTTTTTGCCTTTGAAGATATTGTTGGCGGTGGCCTTGTTTTCTGGTATCCCAACGGGGCAATTGTTAGAAAGCAGATTGAAGATTTTATGTACAAAGAGCTTGTTA from Thermotomaculum hydrothermale carries:
- a CDS encoding ferritin family protein: MNFKSVDEVLEFAIIEEEKAHDFYMELAKKTKKAWMKKTFEQFAQEEMEHKALLLNVKAGGELKPVEGKILDLKILETLKEDDITNLEEIDYEDALKIAMQKEKEAYMLYMNLAEQVEDSNIKNLFIRLAQEEANHKLRFEMEYDDYVLRDN
- a CDS encoding GAF domain-containing protein; this encodes MAKNLKEQRYLRILEQLKSLLTKTEDKIAKMATVAAVLKAKQPHFFWCGFYRVVDGELIVGPYQGSVACQVLEKDRGVCWHAVNTKKTVIVPDVEKFPGHIACDSRSKSEIVIPLFNERNEVYAVLDVDSDKLNSFDQIDAKYLEEIVKLI
- a CDS encoding SprT-like domain-containing protein — protein: MGKSNGISLEKFKEFLLKTHREFMDFLGLPEIDLYFSEEIKINGNCQIAGEFEPHEFFAFKGECIVLYTKAREGGFLEDYEILGTYLHEVTHYHLYMHGRNPQHSKEFNKRMKIIENKFFEFIEQKKPRKGA